From a region of the Primulina eburnea isolate SZY01 chromosome 7, ASM2296580v1, whole genome shotgun sequence genome:
- the LOC140835731 gene encoding uncharacterized protein produces the protein MEQRNKPSVPSSDVERSLCPKCGKPHKALVSDVNRDSNVQNKNIDVVQEHPDVFADDVPGLPTDREELLDKGFILPSSSPWGAPILFVKNKDGSLRLCIDYRELNKVTIKKKYPLPRIDDLFDQLQGATVFSKIDLRSGYHQLKVKTEDIPKLLLERDASKQWLGVVLMQRGKVIAYVSRQLKEYEKNYPTHDLELAAVKPLLLDLQRNEITLVSPGTVDQLSALVLRSTLIDRIIKEQQLDIKLLELKNKNDLTGVSEFCLNRDGLLTFRGRICVPRGDDIRKDILIGAHSTPYSVHPCSTKMYQDLRRLYWLPGLPRTPNGYNSIWVIVDRLTKSDHFLPVKTKITMNQYTEVYVAQIVRLHGISVSIVSDRDTRFTSEFWKSLHRALGTKLAFSTAYHP, from the exons ATGGAGCAACGCAATAAACCTTCCGTGCCTTCTTCAGATGTGGAGCGATCGTTATgccctaagtgtggcaagccACACAAAG CCTTAGTATCAGATGTGAATAGGGACAGTAAtgtgcaaaataaaaatattgatgTAGTTCAGGAGCATCCTGATGTATTTGCTGATGATGTGCCTGGCTTACCTACTGATCGAgag gagctattagataaaggttttattcTTCCTAGTTCGTCGCCATGGGGAGCTCCGATTTTGTTCGTGAAAAATAAGGATGGATCATTGAGgttatgcattgattatcgagaacTCAACAAGGTAACTATTAAAAAGAAATATCCTTTACCTCGAATCGATGATctttttgatcaattgcaaggggCCACCGTGTTTTCAAAAATCGATcttcgatccggatatcatcaattGAAAGTAAAAACGGAGGACATACCAAAGCTGCTTTTAGAACGAG ATGCTTCAAAGCAGTGGTTAGGTGTTGTGTTGATGCAACGTGGGAAAGTGATTGCTTATGTTTCTCGTCAGCTAAAAgaatatgagaagaattatcccacgcatgatttggagttggCGGCTGTG AAACCATTATTACTCGATTTGCAAAGGAACGAAATAACTCTGGTATCTCCAGGTACAGTAGATCAGTTATCTGCACTAGTTCTTCGCTCTACTTTGATTGATCGCATTATAAAGGAGCAACAATTGGATATTAAGTTATTAGAGTTGAagaataaaaatgatttaacaGGAGTTTCTGAATTTTGTTTGAATCGTGATGGTTTATTGACCTTTCGAGGTAGAATTTGTGTTCCTAGGGGTGATGACATTCGGAAAGATATACTTATTGGAGCTCATTCAACGCCTTATTCAGTTCATCCTTGCAGTACCAAAATGTATCAAGATCTTCGACGTCTTTATTGGttgccag GACTTCCAAGAACACCAAATGGTTACAActccatctgggtgattgttgacagGTTAACTAAGTCGGATCATTTTCTTCCGGTCAAAACGAAGATTACAATGAACCAGTATACTGAAGTCTATGTAGCTCAGATTGTAAGACTTCATGGAATCTCTGtatcaattgtatctgatcgtgacaCGAGGTTTACTTCTGAATTCTGGAAAAGTTTGCATAGAGCCTTGGGCACCAAGTTGGCTTTTAGCACAGCATATCATCCTTAG